One Brachybacterium kimchii genomic window carries:
- a CDS encoding DinB family protein: MDDTRRFGPMLAGERETLDHWVDFYRETLLLKIDGLDAAQLCERPLPPSTLSPIGILRHLTEVQAYWLREVTLDEELPDYYCTQASPDGDFDDIDPATALADVERYRREIETTRAAAASSADLDGPVRGLRRGEHLNLRWILTHLIEEYARHLGHLDLVREAIDGRVGY, encoded by the coding sequence ATGGACGACACGAGGCGCTTCGGCCCCATGCTCGCGGGGGAGCGGGAGACCCTGGATCACTGGGTCGACTTCTACCGCGAGACCCTGCTGCTCAAGATCGACGGCCTGGACGCCGCGCAGCTGTGCGAGAGGCCCCTCCCGCCCTCGACCCTGAGCCCGATCGGGATCCTCCGCCACCTCACCGAGGTCCAGGCGTACTGGCTGCGCGAGGTCACGCTCGACGAGGAGCTCCCGGACTACTACTGCACGCAGGCCAGCCCCGACGGCGACTTCGACGACATCGACCCCGCCACCGCGCTCGCCGACGTGGAGCGCTACCGCCGCGAGATCGAGACTACGCGCGCGGCCGCGGCGAGCTCGGCGGACCTCGACGGCCCGGTGCGCGGACTGCGCCGCGGGGAGCATTTGAACCTGCGCTGGATCCTCACCCACCTCATCGAGGAGTACGCCCGGCATCTGGGGCATCTCGACCTCGTGCGCGAGGCGATCGACGGCCGCGTCGGGTACTGA
- a CDS encoding GNAT family N-acetyltransferase has protein sequence MDITLRALRREDARAIVAAEDDATVRFLSGGRSTVRGTEEFIDRLEREAKVGRSKRAFGIWADGACVGTVDFDPQVNDGLEPGDVNIAYGVAPWIRGRGVAVRAVDLVCGIIAERHLGERAAIRASAENPASQRVAEKAGFVFSHEMRSTTDVDDQGRPEALRVFVRAL, from the coding sequence ATGGACATCACGCTGCGGGCGCTCCGTCGCGAGGACGCGCGCGCGATCGTCGCCGCCGAGGACGACGCGACCGTGCGGTTCCTCAGCGGAGGCCGCAGCACGGTGCGGGGCACCGAGGAGTTCATCGACCGCCTGGAGCGCGAGGCGAAGGTAGGTCGTTCGAAGCGCGCCTTCGGCATATGGGCCGACGGGGCCTGCGTGGGCACCGTCGACTTCGACCCGCAGGTCAACGATGGCCTCGAGCCCGGCGACGTGAACATCGCCTACGGGGTCGCGCCGTGGATTCGCGGGCGGGGCGTCGCGGTGCGCGCCGTCGATCTGGTGTGCGGGATCATCGCCGAGCGGCACCTGGGCGAGCGGGCGGCGATCCGCGCGTCGGCCGAGAATCCGGCGTCCCAGCGCGTGGCGGAGAAGGCCGGATTCGTGTTCTCGCACGAGATGCGCAGCACGACCGACGTCGACGACCAGGGACG